A portion of the Cololabis saira isolate AMF1-May2022 chromosome 17, fColSai1.1, whole genome shotgun sequence genome contains these proteins:
- the golga7bb gene encoding golgin subfamily A member 7B → MATEFHNLQEMQPSASLVTKVFIQRDYSEGTVCRFQTKFPSELDNRIERTLLEETVKTLNSFYVEAEKIGGQSYLEGCLACATAYIVFLCMETRYEKVLKKISNYIQEQNEKIYTPRGLLLTDPVERGMRVLEISVFEDRGSGGSSPSSSMSSASSAR, encoded by the exons TTCCACAACCTCCAGGAGATGCAGCCCAGTGCGTCGCTGGTGACAAAGGTGTTTATACAGAGAGACTACAGCGAAGGGACTGTGTGTCGATTCCAGACCAAGTTTCCGTCAGAGCTCGACAACAGG ATTGAAAGAACTTTGCTCGAGGAGACAGTGAAAACCCTGAACTCTTTTTATGTGGAGGCGGAAAAAATTGGTGGTCAGTCGTACCTGGAAGGATGTCTGGCTTGTGCAACGGCTTACATCGTCTTTCTCTGCATGGAGACGCGCTATGAGAAG GTGCTGAAGAAGATTTCAAACTACATCCAAGAGCAGAATGAGAAAATCTACACTCCTAGAGGTCTGCTGCTCACGGACCCCGTTGAGAGAGGAATGAGGGTT CTAGAGATCAGTGTGTTTGAGGACCGAGGCTCAGGCGGTTCCAGTCCTAGCAGCAGCATGTCATCAGCCAGCAGCGCTCGATGA